One window from the genome of Elaeis guineensis isolate ETL-2024a chromosome 5, EG11, whole genome shotgun sequence encodes:
- the LOC140857731 gene encoding uncharacterized protein isoform X1, with product MAKAEARWIDYRSHLHALVANILDDRQMYKDCEELKLKPVSKEDWLWLLNYWRINETFKKRSTAGKANRKKLKILRTSGQLAFEAVAHDMKKKKGMRPDDLELWETTYTNKSDEWIATVIQIEEIEKNSLDPEIGEVIPLPPEVHSQALHQILGKVFRSHG from the exons ATGGCTAAAGCAGAGGCTAGATGGATTGATTATAGGAGTCACTTGCATGCACTAGTGGCTAATATTTTGGATGATAGACAAATGTATAAAGATTGTGAAGAATTGAAGCTGAAACCTGTGAGCAAAGAAGATTGGCTTTGGTTATTAAACTATTGGAGAATAAATGAGACGTTCAAG AAAAGAAGTACAGCTGGAAAGGCAAATAGAAAAAAGTTGAAAATTCTTCGTACCTCGGGCCAATTGGCATTTGAAGCAGTAGCTCATGACATG aaaaaaaagaaggggatGAGACCAGATGACCTTGAATTATGGGAGACAACTTACACAAATAAATCTGATGAATGG ATTGCTACAGTTATACAAATTGAAGAGATAGAGAAGAACTCTCTTGACCCAGAGATTGGGGAGGTGATACCTTTGCCACCTGAAGTACATTCCCAAGCACTCCATCAAATATTAGGTAAAGTTTTTCGCTCACATGGGTAA
- the LOC105044394 gene encoding RHOMBOID-like protein 2, with amino-acid sequence MGREASSGGDGRSNGRRGDNSIYPLEINPTAPPPPRRGGDDFRPFQRWFPWLVPLFIVANVVVFVVTMYINDCPKTFTNCVLDFLGRFSFQPLKENPLFGPSSFTLLKMGALDVNRVVHGNQGWRLVTCMWLHAGVIHVLANMLSFLFIGIRLEREFGFVRIGPLYVIAGFGGSLLSALFMQTSISVGASGALFGLLGAMLSELITNWTIYANKFAALLTLVVIIAINLAVGILPHVDNFAHIGGFITGFFFGFVILIRPQFGYISQKNAPLGYHSGLIKNKHKTYQYVLWIIAAIALIVGFTVGLVLLFRGVNANDHCSWCHYLSCVPTSRWSCEAQSKSCLTSQNEHQLNLTCQDSGKTKVYDLSSMTDAASQIYELCVELCS; translated from the exons ATGGGAAGGGAGGCCTCGTCGGGGGGCGATGGAAGGAGTAATGGGAGGCGAGGGGACAACAGCATCTATCCGCTCGAGATAAACCCCACGGCGCCGCCGCCGCCGCGGCGCGGTGGCGACGACTTCCGGCCGTTCCAGAGATGGTTCCCGTGGCTGGTGCCGCTGTTCATCGTGGCGAACGTTGTCGTCTTCGTGGTCACCATGTACATAAACGACTGCCCGAAGACATTCACCAATTGCGTCCTCGACTTCCTCGGGAGGTTCTCGTTCCAGCCTCTCAAGGAGAATCCTCTCTTTGGGCCTTCATCTTTCAC GTTACTGAAGATGGGGGCTCTAGACGTGAACAGAGTGGTTCACGGAAACCAAGGATGGCGCCTCGTCACATGCATGTGGCTACATGCTGGAGTCATCCATGTACTCGCGAATATGTTGAGTTTCCTATTTATTGGCATTCGACTTGAGCGAGAATTTGGATTTG TGAGAATTGGCCCACTATATGTCATCGCTGGCTTTGGTGGGAGCTTGCTGTCAGCTCTTTTTATGCAAACAAGTATCTCTGTTGGAGCTTCTGGTGCTCTGTTTGGATTACTAGGGGCAATGCTATCAGAACTTATAACCAACTGGACCATTTATGCAAATAAG TTTGCAGCATTATTGACCCTTGTCGTCATCATTGCAATTAACCTAGCTGTTGGAATCCTTCCACATGTTGACAACTTTGCTCATATTGGAGGATTTATTACTgggtttttttttggttttgtgaTTCTAATTCGCCCTCAGTTTGGGTATATCAGCCAAAAGAATGCTCCTCTTGGATATCATAGTGGCTTGATTAAAAACAAGCACAAGACGTACCAGTATGTATTGTGGATCATTGCGGCTATTGCACTGATAGTAGG GTTCACTGTCGGCCTAGTTTTgctattcagaggggtcaatgcAAATGACCATTGCTCATGGTGCCATTATCTGAGCTGTGTCCCCACTTCAAGATGGAGCTGTGAGGCACAATCTAAGTCCTGCTTG ACCTCCCAAAATGAGCATCAGCTGAATTTGACATGCCAAGATAGTGGGAAAACCAAAGTATATGACTTATCTAGCATGACTGATGCTGCATCTCAGATTTATGAGCTTTGTGTCGAGCTTTGCAGTTGA
- the LOC140857731 gene encoding uncharacterized protein isoform X2 produces MYKDCEELKLKPVSKEDWLWLLNYWRINETFKKRSTAGKANRKKLKILRTSGQLAFEAVAHDMKKKKGMRPDDLELWETTYTNKSDEWIATVIQIEEIEKNSLDPEIGEVIPLPPEVHSQALHQILGKVFRSHG; encoded by the exons ATGTATAAAGATTGTGAAGAATTGAAGCTGAAACCTGTGAGCAAAGAAGATTGGCTTTGGTTATTAAACTATTGGAGAATAAATGAGACGTTCAAG AAAAGAAGTACAGCTGGAAAGGCAAATAGAAAAAAGTTGAAAATTCTTCGTACCTCGGGCCAATTGGCATTTGAAGCAGTAGCTCATGACATG aaaaaaaagaaggggatGAGACCAGATGACCTTGAATTATGGGAGACAACTTACACAAATAAATCTGATGAATGG ATTGCTACAGTTATACAAATTGAAGAGATAGAGAAGAACTCTCTTGACCCAGAGATTGGGGAGGTGATACCTTTGCCACCTGAAGTACATTCCCAAGCACTCCATCAAATATTAGGTAAAGTTTTTCGCTCACATGGGTAA